The genomic segment NNNNNNNNNNNNNNNNNNNNNNNNNNNNNNNNNNNNNNNNNNNNNNNNNNNNNNNNNNNNNNNNNNNNNNNNNNNNNNNNNNNNNNNNNNNNNNNNNNNNNNNNNNNNNNNNNNNNNNNNNNNNNNNNNNNNNNNNNNNNNNNNNNNNNNNNNNNNNNNNNNNNNNNNNNNNNNNNNNNNNNNNNNNNNNNNNNNNNNNNNNNNNNNNNNNNNNNNNNNNNNNNNNNNNNNNNNNNNNNNNNNNNNNNNNNNNNNNNNNNNNNNNNNNatgtatacatatccacatacattaataaaatctaataatgTTTGATGTATAATATGCAGACCTTAGTGGTGCTGGCGCAAAATCGTTAGAACTTCAGGTTACGACCAAAAGTTGACACCCAAAACAAAGTTTCATTAGGTTGACGGGTTTCCTTCAAAGCTCCGTGATTAAACTGTAAATGCTGTCAATTGAAATCAAGCTGACAGCGAGGTATCATATGCCTATCCTTTTTGATTTTGTgtgaaatacatacattcaacaatgaaaataactgcaGTATTTATATTAATTGTCATCAATTCTATTATAAAAGTCGAAGTCACATGACAACCTGTCGATAAAACGAGGGCGTCATGCTTTAACACAATTCCCCGTTTAGTTTGAATTCAAatagagaaatatgtttgtgggGGTGTATTGAAAGAATGCTTTAAAGACAACGTTTTAAATTTCAGTAAGTTTCCAGTTAAATAAATGAGTCCTAGAACTGATGACCCCtttgacaaatattttcaaattttcaatgaTTCAAATGCTTGACTGGATTTATTATAAACCTGTATCAATATTATTCAATACAACCCAAATGGTTAGGGGGACAGGCATACATCTTTGTTCTCTTCCCTGACATTTTTAGTTCAAAGCTTTCAATCAGGCGTGATAAAATACTTACCAGACAACTCTAGTAGTAAGGTTGCCTCTATTGCCTATACCTGATCACTTCAAACCAATATGAAGCagtgtgctggcatgggttggacggattgacaggagccggccagctgaccagctcctattaaaccatccaacccatgccaacatggaaagtggatattaaatgatgatatatgtatattttgttctttccttAGTTAATGTAATGGCATTTCATAAAATatagtgctgatgccacataaaaatcacccataCCAGTGCtgtataaaagcacccagtacactctgtaaaatggttggcattaagaagggcatccagccatacaaaccatgtcaaaacagacggAGCCTGAACAGCTCGTCagctggccggctcctgtcaatccgtccaacccatgccagcatgaaaagtagacgttaaatgatgatgacgataactgGATGTTTGAGAAGTTACATGATGGAAGTTGGTATACAGCTGACACTTATGAcaagattatatttatttaacaagaaAATGTGATGATATTTTTACAGAAATCTATGATAAGTTCTTGTAAATTATTATGAATTTAGAAATCAGGTTAATTTAGCTGTTTTGCTTTCTTGAAAGTAAGTTGAGATATTGTAATATTACACTTgagtataaaattatattttggaatatttattgACATTTATTCTGAGATTATCTTCTTTTGACGGGAAATGAATATTTAGAGTTCCAGTCTCTTTGAAAAACAGCTTCAAGTTGCTGGCGCAAATTTACTTTTTTCGTATCTGTTGGTCTGACAATCAATCCCAGTCCTGCTGTGGATGTAAAGTAATCACCACTCCAGTTGGACGTTCCTGCAACAAgatagtaaaagaaatataatacaacTCTTTTCAGTTTGTCAAAATCTGTGTTTAGGAATTAAAGAAgagtgtaataaataaaatactacaaaAGGATAAAATGGGTTCAAATCACACTACACCCAGCTGCTACAATGATGTTGCAGTCATCATTGCAAAGAGCAACATATTTCTTTGCAAAactgatagtttttttttaaggtttagtAATCAACAAaaggcaagtctcttctactatgtccctaggctgaacaaagccttgtgagtggatttggtagacagaaactgaataaaGTCCATCATGTATCATTcctaagctagtgttaggaacataaattgtgactaaggtttggtggaagattttaattcaaaacttatgaaaacaaaatatttgtactacagagccaggggcggtttcagctgggttggtatcgaaagggttaagaggAGCATCCAGTtaaagaaactatgccaaaatatAGTCCTGAAACCCACTGAATAAAGCAAGGCAATAACTTTGAATGAAAGCTAACTTGATCCATTTCAACCCCTCCAAAGGCAAATATAataggtaatattttttttatttatttatgcgcccttttaaagcatGGCCATgcccatgggcccggtttctatggtgtatgtgccCTCCCCCCAGCTGGaggggacgccagtccatcgcagctttactaaaaaaacaggaagaaagactgagagaaagttggggcgaaagagtacaacaggggttgctaccggccccctaccggagccttgtAGAGCTTAGGTGTTatcgctcaataaacatacacaacgtctggtctgggaatcgaaactgtgatcctctGGGACATTGTGCCTCCAAGAAATAATAAGAGAGGCAAAATTAGTAGAAGAGAATGTAGTGAATCACTTCTAactgagcagacctgtgatcaaagtaTTTAAGCAATAGCTAtgacatctctttctttctgcaaCAACATGTAGTCTTGAGGGAGATTAAACAGATCAAGCAATGGCACACAGAGTTTGCTTTATTGATGTTCTGAGGTGTGATTAATAAAGTGGTTaccaggaatttgatagaagcaGATAGCATAAGTGACTGGGAATTGACAAATGGTAGATTAATAgtcataagaaaagaaaaaaactttctcTGCATttgaaatgaattcaaatttctGCTATATGGGTAACAACTGAATTTCAGAGTTCATAATTGTTTTAACTTCTtggaaaaaaaagtaatgaaaactATTTTACCAATATAGGCATCAGTATCTGTCACCATATATTTGTCATGGTTAACACGTGCAAAAGGAATCTTATCCTGTTCAGGTGTAAAACTTGGAACGTGGAAGAATTTCTGAAATTGCAAAAGAAATAGCAAGATAACATTATGTGTAAGAAACGTGATGTTTGTTGGTGGCATGCATGATGAGGGCAGAAAATTTGGTGAACATTGAAAATATGAAACGAGTATAACCTTTTGGAGACAAAATGCTAATTTACATCAAAAGGCTGAAGagaagtcatcatcattttcacatctactttttcatactcatgggtcagatggaatttgttgagatagattttaatatggctggatgctcttcctgtcatcaatcctcacctgtttccaagcaaagtaatattttcccatagtgGGGGAAAACTTTGTGAGGACTGATATGAAAATGATAAActccaaagtttttttttttttattttaattaaaaaatttttttattttaaagcattACAAGGTCCTTAGAGCACTGAAAATGTAAGAGCTATTAGAGAATAAAATGGACGCTAGAGAGAAGTCAATAGATGGTGACGTGCATTAGACTTAAAAGACTAGAGGTCATACTGAAGAGGaaaacaactggtgttggtgccacattttaataaacaacaacaataaaatcaaaacgCATCAAAAACACAAAGTACATACCACTTGAATTCTAGCTCGTCCAGTACCACTCAGAGCAGCCAAAGAATTAAGGTAATTGTCTACACTTGGCTTTGTGTGTTTCCACAAGCTACACATCATGAAGACTTCAACACCTTTGTTAAATGACACATTTCTGAGGGCATTATCAATAACTGGCCAGTATCTGGTAATGAAAGGAACAAAAAGCttttaaaaatactatatattttgtatcgcACTGGTATTGAAAGAGATTAGGTTGTCTATTCTCCACTGGAAAAGGATTTTGGAGATATTTGGTCATAAAAGCAACCGTATATTTACATAagtgaaagaaagtaaaacagtGATGACATGAACAACATACTTTTTAGGATAACTGTATATAAGAGCAGGAGCATAATCCATGACAGCAATGTGGATAAACTTCTTAGCAGAATAGATAACATCCAGTATTGCATCGATGTCACCTGTTCGTCCATTTGCACAGAAAGGCGGAGGGGAACTCTGGAAAAAAAATGGgtttttgatatatttaagaaagaaataatatattttctgaggtcataagaaattttgaaaaatacttaGGGAGGAGAGAGTTTTGTGGCTACAGTCTCGcatggcttgacaggtctacacaagcatggtatattgccaaaggtcttggtcacccgTCACTGCCTTCACGAGGCCcaacacaaaattaaaagaaaacggATATTTGTTTTCCTGAAAGTAGATAGAAATAAGCAAAGTGATGTGTTTTGTCCAAGAGAGTAACTTATGAGAAACAAAGAGTGAATGCATAACTAATTTCTCTATAAACTTAACAAATTTGACACATATCTCTTAGTGTTTTTGGTATGAAATAAACTTTGGTAATAGAAACTTACCGacaaatatgtattataattGGTTTTATTGAAATTCACATTCAGAGGATTGGTTTTATTGAAGTTAGTACTGTAAGAGTTTGGCCATACCCTCGGCAGTTTCTCAACTTTACTCAAATACCAGTAGACATCAAATAACTTCCCCATATCTTGTGAAAGAGAACTACAGTTGGAGACTATGGCACCCATTTCttttatctgaaaataaataaaggacatTGTATTTTTTAGAAacttataatacaatatatagaaagagaataaTTTTTCCATTgtcttgttatattatttttcagaatatttttttcccTGGCAGGATTCCTCATATCtcatgatattcttttattcttttacttgtttcagtcatttgattgtggccatgctggggcactgcctttagttgaacaaatcgacccccaagactNNNNNNNNNNctggggcactgcctttagttgaacaaatcgacccccaagacttattctttgtaagcctagtacttattctattggtttcttttgttgaaccgctaatttaaagggacataaacacatgaacatcagttgtcaagcaatggtggtggtgggggggacaaacacagatgcacacacacacacatatatacgatgggcttctttcagtttccatctaccaaatccactcacaaggcttcggtcggcctgatgctatagtgctatagtagaacacacttgcccatggtgtcacatagtgggactgaacccagaaacatgtgattgggaagcaagcttcttacaaaacagttatgcttgcacctatatgcTTACTTAATTCTCATTAAAACTCATTTGTAAGTCATATTTTCATATTGTCATTGCTTCATATCTACGGTTGCGCCAACCGAATAATACATAAAACATTAGtctttaatatcatcatcatcattcattattgCTTTAACATTGacttttccatgatggcatgggtcggatagaatttgttgagatgaattttctatggctggatgcccttcctgtcactatcCCTCATTTGTTTTCCTTGTAACGTAATATTTTGCCATAACCTGACAGGTGTTCATGGAAGATTAAAACTGAAGGATATCATTTCCATGACAACAGCATTCACAACTATCACCTGATGTAAAGGCAAGGTGACAgtaacataagcacacatatatactaggggcttcttccagtttccatctaccaaatctactcacaaggctttggtcatcttagggctataatagaagacacttacacaagatgctccacagtgggactgaacctgaaaccaattggttgggaagcaaacttcttatcacacagccacatctgtaccTAACAcacaagatggaaaaaaaaaaaaaagaaattcttactTGAGTGAATGAACGCCAGTCAAGGTTATTACTTCCAACATAAAAGTGCTTTCTGTCAATAAGCCACATCTTGGTATGCAAAATTCCAGCATGCATAAGTTTTTGCACATTTAAATTCCGAACAATTGCAGAAGctaatgtatttaaaaagaaggaaaaagaagagagaaagtagaaaaaaaaagtaattaaaatcatatcatttccaaattaatgaaattatcaatatattCCTACTGCTTCTTTTAATCATTTAAGAGCAAAATCGGTACatatttcatctgccttttgTGGTATCAGTTACCTCCAACTTCTACTTGGAATTACTTCCTATTAACATCcatccatcattatcatcccttCCTGTACTATTTTGTACCAATCACCTCCTTTCTTTGCCTGCAGTTAGCTCTCCTTCTCCTCTGAGTTACATTCTAAACCTGCCACACTTCATCTTTAATAATTCTCATATCTGCTAACATTCTCAATACTCTCTCATATCCTCATCAATGCCCCCCATTTCACCATTGTCACCTCATTCACTTTAGCCCACCTTATGTATCTCTGACCTCCATCTCTGTCACTGCATATTTCTCTACTTTCTGATCACTCTACAGCTTTATGATAATGTTCTCTGTTGCTCCCCTCCCTTCCTGTACTACTACTTGTCATCTCCTTCCTGAGCCACTTTTATCTCTCTCTGATATTTACCATCAACCACACGTCCACCCTTGTTCATCACTCAACACATTCACTCCTACCCACCATCTCTAACTATCTGTTGCTCTCCGCTTACACTTTTATGAAATTACTCGCCCTCTCCCCTGATCCACTGTTTGTATTCTCTCTTATACTTACCCTCTTGTACCTTCAATGCTCACTGATATCCCATCACTgttatctttgtcttctttctagCTGCTCCCACCCATCCTTATAGATGTCAGTATGTGACAACCTACAATTTTACAATTGCATGTGAGAAAGAAGGGTCACCATCTTGTACGTAAAACGACAAGAAAGATAAAAAGTTATGAGACATTCATAATAAGTCaacatatttattactggatGTAATGCGTTAACATATAAGAATGGTTTGAAAGAAAAGGCTTGTAACATATTACATGAACATACTTCGCAACCATGTCTCAAAGCAAATGAAGCGAATATGCGcgcatgcataagtgtgtgcaaGTGGCGTGGCTCCATGGGTACACCTAGGAACCGACAGGCGAAAGGAGCACAAAATTAGAATTACGTTCGCTTTATATAAAGGATGAACTTGATTTCTACGTCATCTGGAAGTTAATTGGAAGCTTCTAGAATATCCGAGAATTTTCAAGAAGGTCGAGGGAGATTACTCTTGTTAGATCCCTTGTCCCTTCTGCTTTCCTGCTTGACCGCCAGGGTTCACTACAAGACAAAATGCTCGATGGCGTTTCTTCTGGCTtttgaagttgactttgtctttcatcctttttggggttgatgaaataaaagtaccagttgctGCATTTGATTTGTCCTCTCCCatcaaaattactagccttgacCCCTGCAATGGACTAGTGCCCCATTCAAGGGTAATGTTATGATCTCAGTCAATTATAtaccataaaaacaaaacaaccagcCTTTATAAGTTCCAGGGCTTGAGATAAAACAAGAAAACTTCAACATTGAATATCATTACATGGTTTTTGTCATCTCAACTTCTGAATGTACATTGATGTTGTTATCTCTATCAAAGTCATCATCCCAATGATGACAACTCACAAAATTTAAAAGCAGACCAAACCACAATATAGGTATCACATGCTCTGACTGTCATTCCGTActtcacacagtcacacatcatcatcatttaatgtctgttttccatgctggcatgggttggatggttcgacagggGTTGGCCAgcaagagagctgcaccaggctccagtgtctgttttggtatagtttttatGGTTGTATACGCTtctttatgccaaccactttacagagtgtactgggtactttttatgtggcatcagcccaggtgctttttatgtggtaccagcatgggtaccttttacatggTACTAGTATGGGTGATTTCTATGTGACACTGgcccaggtgctttttacatagcccctgcacatatatattgtttattcctGGCTGAAGGAAGCCATTGAGAAGGGAAAAGTATTGAAGAAAATCCTACACTACAATGAAACATTTATGAtaaatccgtttgtctgtcctcatttgtcccctctgtgtgtagccccttgtgggcagtaaagaaataagaaacatttatgATAAAGTTACCTTCTTTGACGAGGATTTTTGTGTCAGTATTAGGAAAACGTGGGTTCGCTTGATTCTGGacaatttttattgtaattttcctATTCTTTCCAGCATCAatgagttttttaaaaatattctctccctaaagtaaaagaaaagttatatacaactaaaaaaat from the Octopus bimaculoides isolate UCB-OBI-ISO-001 chromosome 11, ASM119413v2, whole genome shotgun sequence genome contains:
- the LOC106877175 gene encoding 5'-3' exonuclease PLD3 encodes the protein MIFRLILTLYLNVLGSYSFLFEKMTTECMISLAESVPENLTYPPGSPSHLSTYDGIMSLIENAQHTIEIASFYWSLQAQDVYNSSSSWQGENIFKKLIDAGKNRKITIKIVQNQANPRFPNTDTKILVKEASAIVRNLNVQKLMHAGILHTKMWLIDRKHFYVGSNNLDWRSFTQIKEMGAIVSNCSSLSQDMGKLFDVYWYLSKVEKLPRVWPNSYSTNFNKTNPLNVNFNKTNYNTYLSSSPPPFCANGRTGDIDAILDVIYSAKKFIHIAVMDYAPALIYSYPKKYWPVIDNALRNVSFNKGVEVFMMCSLWKHTKPSVDNYLNSLAALSGTGRARIQVKFFHVPSFTPEQDKIPFARVNHDKYMVTDTDAYIGTSNWSGDYFTSTAGLGLIVRPTDTKKVNLRQQLEAVFQRDWNSKYSFPVKRR